The sequence below is a genomic window from Nicotiana tomentosiformis chromosome 6, ASM39032v3, whole genome shotgun sequence.
aagatgagcctcttgttcttggtagctttaaaattattaatctgtttatgtatatttcaaacagatgatgtattttatttcataccaactttgtaaattctaatcttagaagctcatgatttgtagtacTAGTCATTGGGAAGTGTATAAAAGTTAagttatttcattatttattttctcagaaaatctcattgaatcggattgttattatttggcttaccttgcgggtgaggttaggtgtcatcacggctagtcggattttgggtcgtgacaaaaagagGGAGTAACAACATCAATTTCACTAAAACCTCGCAGAGTTTACTTTGAATTCATATTatgtcttttttgtttttttcataatttttaaaagaaaaattacaatGACTAATGAATGTGATCCCAAAAAATTTAAATCATTGCCGTAATTATTTTTCTATCTTGTACccttttaattaattatgaaaagaaattaaaatttctTGAGTAGAAAACTAACCATAAGCCAACTTAGACATGTTTCTTGGATCAAGTAACTCTATAGTTTTGCAACTGAAAAATGAGAAAGCATCTTCATTGAACTCGAGAAATACATATATAATTCAAAATGTTATCAAAGACCAGCAGCACATCATACAATGGTTTTTATCTCTGAATTAACTGATCTTGTTATATGTATATATTAAGATTTCTTTTCTGCATTAGTATACATAATTCGAGCCGAAAACATTACAGTTCAATTGAATACCATAGTACTCACCCTAAATCCGCCTCTGACTATACATAGTTCTTCGTACATACCAGCATATTTGTCCAATATATATCAGGCATAATACATTGTATTCAAAATGCAACATTTTTCTATCTTTTGTCACATCCCAATCAAGTCCGGTAGTCCAAAACAATCCTCACAACACATCATAAAATGGTTTTTATCTCTGAATTAATTGAtcttattatatgtatataaattTTTGATGTTTTTTGCTTATGTATACATAGTTTGAGCCGAAAACAATGAGTTTAGTTGAATACTACAGTACTCGCCCTATATTCGCCTCTGACTATACAATACATAGTTCTTACATACCAAAATATTGGCCCTATATGTATCAGACATAACATATTGTATCCAAAATGCGTCATTTCTCTATCTTTTGTCACATCCCAATCGAGTCCGGTAGTCCAAGAAAATCCTCGCAGCACCATAGTGAGCCAATGCACCAAAAATAACAAATGTATGAAATATTTGATGACTATGACCAACTATATCAAAAAATCCAGGCTTCCATTTCTCCGGTATTCGGCTAACATAAAATATAGCCCCTGTTATATAACACAATGCCATTGCAGATTCATATGCAAGTGTGACATTCCTCATAGGATCAGTCCAATTCAACACAAGTGCATGGATTGCAGGTACCAGACCAAAACAACCCATGGACATGAAAAGCCCGGCCCGAAATGACCGATATTTTCCGGTCGAAAACACGGGGAAGAGCAAGGTTATGATAGTGCAAATTCCCAAGATTGTGATTCCAATGAGGTAAACAATTTGCCAATGTGGTGAACATTGAAAGATGTAATACATTGGTGGGAAGAAAGAAGTGATGATCATTACTGATATTCCAACATAGTCCATTTGGACTAAGAAAAGGTTCAGTTTTTGTGAGTGACATAAGAAGAGATGACAAATACTGCTTGAAAGAAGACAGAACATTGCACCAGCTAAGAACACATAGAATGGCCAAGTTGCTTCATTTGTTACCCTATTTGATAATGTGATGCCCATTGGTAAGTGTCGGTCCTGCGTCAGTGTAAAGAAGTTTTACGCTATCAGTTCAATGACATAGTTATTAGAAGGGTTTAAGTTGTATACATTGTCGCCCACATTGTTAAGATGTTTTACGTAAGCTACCAATACAATTTATCTGGTTATAGCACGTCCAGTGGTGGATCTACATTGTCAATTGTGGGTGCTCAAGCATTCATTATCTTTGACCAGATTTAGTAAATTTGCATAggcaattataaaaatatttagacAAATATTGAGTGAGCACTCACAACTTAACtccttttttctcttcttttaaaattttattagcGAGGACCCATGACTTTAAAATCCTGGATTTGCTACTGAGCACGTCATTACTCTATTTTCCATATTATCATATCCAACTTAATACGAAGAGTTACCTGATATTGTGGTAAATTTAGTCTGAAAGTATAATTAAAAACTATACATTATCATTTCACAGAACGTAAATCCTTCCTAAAAAtgaatttaacttatatatattgGCGGTGAAAAGAATTTTTATATATTAGTGTAATTTAACTTGTTATAGCAGGTTgtcaattttatttttcaagtaaCTAGTTCCACTAGTTACGGAAATTATCTATAGTTATCATTTATGTGATCTGATAGTGTAAAATTGTCAGTTTATCAAAGATTAAAGGAAAAATGATACTGGATAGTCGCACTCAAAATAATAGCCTGAAAAatgtatattattttgtatatatatatatatattcatttctgtatgttatatacaaaaaatatacaagttTTATACCCTTTTCGACTATCGGATGTAAATAGTTTCGGTCGCAAGCTAAAAGTGATCTATGCCCAAGATTAAACTTTTAAAAGTTCATGAAAATGTATTACTAACAATATTTAAAGAACCAGCAGGTAACTCACCTGGGAAAAAGCCTTTGAACTGTGAGAGATGTTTGCATTTCCACTTGTCGGAAAATTTCTGCAAGATTGAAGCAAAACTCAATGTTTTCATCTTAAAATATGATAATTACTAATATTCAGAATTAACTCAAGTGTTTTTAATGGATTatattactccctctgtttcaatttagatgacacactttccttattagtccgttccaaaaagaatgacacatttctacaaTTGGAAGTacttcaactttaaactcttcattttacctactttaccattaatgagaaatttttataaccacacaaatgtcatggtcccacaaaacttttattccttaagcttttaagaccacaagtttcaaaagtctttttttttttaaaactctgTGTCGTGTCaaactatctcatctaaattgaaacggagggagtaattaaAAGTGACATTTAAAGTTTAGTTTTATGTGTAGAAATGGATTAATTGATTAACATTAGTCCCCGTAAAATAAGGTTGGAGATTGCCAATTGAAAATACCCAAGAATTAATTTTAGTATCACCTTCCGTCCAAAGTATTAatcattttccaaaatatttgacTTTTAGAAAAACAAGAcgttattttattactttttccTGAATTTACCTTTACAGTTTCAACTAGTGAAATATTAACTTAAATGAGAAGATTAGAGAGCAATAAAGGATAACTTAAACAAATACCCATGCCAGGCACTCATTGTGATGATAATAAGACATTCCTAGAATTTTATGTTTTATCTAGTCTAGTTTTACAAAGGAATATGTGGGAATATGAATAGGCTAGGAACTTATAAGATAGACCAATTTTTTTATCGGGTGAGTTAGTTGAGTACTTGGGTCATGTGTCATGTGTTAAATGAGTTttgttattaaaaaataaattttaatatgACATGGTATATTAAATATCGAAGGGCAATTGTTGAGTGATTTTCTTGTCCTCAATAAAACAAAAGTGACTTTGCTAGGATATCCCATAACTTGGGTGACCATCCAAGGAATTGACTCAATTATGACCCACAAAAACTACAAACCAAAAATTAAGTGAAAATTTTCACAGGTATACCCGAATTTAGTGGAACGTATTGAATAACAATATTGACCCTCAAAAATTCTAAACAGAAGAATCAAGTAATCCAAAACATTACCTCCTCCCATTTCATATGACACTATTAATATGAACAGTCAAAAGTGGTTTTTTTCCTGAATCCTTGTAATCACAAACTATTGTGATTTGAAAATACTTCTAATTTCGTTTCCAGTTATGTGAATTCGCTTTTTTTCTAGTAAAGAAGTTGTGACATGGATACACCAATTAAGAACAAAATTTAAATGTTTTAACCCTTGTGCTCCGAATTCCATAATTCCTTTTAGAACGGACCGAGTACAAAAAAAATGAACAAATTCTTGActtcaaaagaagaagaaaaaaaataagaaaaacaacacTTACATTATTGACATCGACACCATCAATAACAAAATTAGATTTCTCATCACTTGATTGTATTGCTTGGCTTATCTGTTTCACTGTTAGCGGAAGCAGATGTGGGTTATCACGACTCTGTCCAAAAAAAAGAAGGCCCAAAAAGAACCTTGTCATGTGCGAGAAAAATACATCAGAAAAGGAAAAGGTTTCTAGTAGAGATTCATTACCTTAGCGGAAGTGCGTGAAGGATCGGAGCCTTGAGTTGATTGAGAAGGCATAAAACCTCCGCCAGAAAATGAGTCCAATTGACTGCCTCCAAACATTGTTTTGATTTCTTTCTTTACTTTGGTCTCTCAAAAAGGGAAATAGATTAAGTTTGGTGTTTTGTTGACAGAGGAATAGATTATATATTGTAACCCTATAAAAGTGTTGAAGAATTTTTCTGCCATTTTTTGCAACTTTTCCCGCTAATAAACCGAAGGGAAAGTGTAGAAATACCTTATTTTTGTATCACCATTTAACTTGTATTCTGTTTTTATAAATTACTAGTGAGTATATCCGCGCTTCGCGCGGTTATATTTCTCATTCTTTGTTATTTTTTCGTCAAAAATTTTTTCATCTTTCAGTGAACTTTTTACTATTAAATATGTTATAATTATTACACTTAATATTGTTTCTGTTATAACTCCTAAATATACGTTACTCATTATTTTTGCAATTACTAAATGTTTACCATCCTCTTTAGTACCTATCATATTataatctttaagatcatgatcTTTATTTTAGTGAAAAAATATAGAAAATTCAGTAACCAAGAGGGAGAAACTGACGGCTACTCCATCTACATAGAAGGACCGGCAGTGAGCACGTTTCCTTGAAGAcacataaaaataaagaaaagagttGTAGAAATTGTACAATAAAATTTGTCATCTCGATGTCAAAATTTGTGTTGGTTTTTGTTTTTacacttttttttgtttttgactttcttgttctttttttgttttgtttttctttttccccTTCATCTCTCCTCctttaattttaatattaaaggGAATCAATAAAAAGAGCTTACAATAGCATATATTCCATGAGGATCAttcctctatatatatatatatatatatatatatatataacataagTTATTGTCTTTACTTGACTATACTTCGGCATAGTATCTCCAACAATGTTTCGTCATGAAACTATTCACTTTCTGTTTTTCAATTAGATTAAATAAATACACATGCAAAGAAATTATGAATACAAAATTCTAGTGTCTCCCATTACCATGTATAATAATTAATTTCTTGAAAACTCTATTTCTAGTAATCTGAAAGGGTCGCAATTGATTGATTCACAACAGAATATTAGAAGTTGTAAAGCGTATTCAACATGATATATAAGctttttatttcttatttggCTCGTGAATAATAGTATTTATATCATCAACTATTAAGCTAATGGTCTATCAGAAATAGTCTCTTTACTCTCTAGGatggggtaaggtctgcatacccACCACTTTCctcataccccacttgtgggattatacttgattgttgttgttgtatatcatCAACGGTTGAATTCATCACAACAATACATCTGTGATACCATGAAAGAAAAGAACAGCTGAGGTACATGGGCTTGCTCAGTTGCTTGTGAAGCTAATCTTATTTATGCCCATAGAATCAAAGAATTTCTAAATTTACAGGGAATTCATTTTACAATAATAGCAATTTCATCTTTTAGAAAAAGTTGAAAAAGAGTGGACATCAGACATGTATTCACATTTGCTTTTTCGCCGACTGACATTCTAAATTGCTATCTCAAACAACCAAATCAGGAGTCACTGCAGGGAGCAAATAGTTACAAATTATAAGTAAAGGATCTTCATTAAAGCAACAATGAAAATATGTGTATTTCTTTGATAATATAGATGACATAACATAAATTATTTGCAATTCATAACCACAAATTGAACTTGAAATAATGACCGAGAGAAGTATTTCATAATTTCAGTAGTAtcatttttccggactataaaacttattgtatTTTTGAAAAAATCACGTATATAAATGATAGAACATACTAACACTTTCTTACATGAAAGAAAATATCCTAAATTCAGAATATGTAGTACTGCATTGAGGTCATAAAAGCAGTCTAGTCTTCCCTTGTTAAGATCCTGAACCAACAAATATGAAGACTTATTATGAACAACTAATAATACCAAGAAACTGCTCAAATAACTCAGACCCTGCCAAtccaaaaaagaagaaagatgatgcAATGCTCCTAAGGTTTTATGGGTATTGTTAATCGAAGAACTCATTCTCACTGGTTATGCCTCCGAAAGACTTGATAATGCCATCTGAAGAATTTTATACAGCAATCAGTAGGTTATCACCCATTATCTTTTGTTTAGCACCAGCAGAATTGATTTGGTGGCCGGAGTAATTTAATTTGCACAGCAGTGGATCTTTATAATGAATGAAAGCTTAAAATTATTAGGGAATTTAGAATTGGtaaagaaattaattataaaagcaATGAAAAAAGATTACCATGGCGATCAAATGATGAAGTAAATGATTTTCACAAGTTTTACAAACTGCTTATTAAACCAATTTTGCCGCTACTTATTATCTCGTTTTCTTGCTACTTTATCTCTTCTGTTCCCTCGTACTGCATGTCCTGGTTAAAAATCAAATGAGATTATTGCGAATAAGTTCTATTGTCCACGTGCTATCTACCTTGTTAATGGACGTTTACATAATTTATACAACCATAATTAGAGATCTATAAAGAAGGAAATTTTTAAATTGCTTGTAAAGGTTCAGACAAAAAAAAGAATAATGAAATTTTTTCTGACCTTTTTGGCGATTACAAGCACAACTGGGATAATTCATAATTTCATTGTAAAATATTGAGAAATTGCAAGATAGGCCGTTCGTATAGGATGTATAAGGAACGGTTCTACATCTGCAATATCCTTAGCAGACTTGCAAGCAGCATTAATTAAGACTCACGATCAGGATTTCCATGCTCTTCGGCAAAACAATTGCTCAATAGCTTCGTGAATATTGCCTCACTTTTGCTAGAGGAGTTTCTGTAAAATATATTTCATCGAAGAGTTGCTGTACAATGCAATCGTAGTTTTGTGCCTTTTTACCTAGGGAGACTCTTGGGCtccaaaaaaaggagaaaaaagagaaatgtATTTCTTGGCCAAAAAGAGGTGCCAAGTCATCACTCTTTGTccctcctttatatatatatatatatatatatatatagatttataTAGATTTAAACGGTACCCACTTAATAGTAAATTAATAATATTCAAACAAATAAACCCTAACGAACATTATAAAAGTTGCGTCCAATATAGATCATGTGATTTGCTACCATAATCTCTAGTTTTTCAATGCAGTAGCTTTATTAAAAAATCCAAACTTGCGGTTGATCATCAAAAACACTTCAGATTTAATTTACAGATGCAGAGTGAGTATTATTTATGTATTTATTTATGAATATTTCTGCAGTTGATCGAGCTTTCAACAAACACTTTAGATTTTGCATAATTTTTGTGGTTGATCGAGCttcatattataattaattataatcaGATTCTTTTTTTGAAGTTTaacaattgaaaaaaaaaaacttcacgaaaaaaataaaatttagtaACTTTATGTTACTTACAATTAGTTAGAAATTATATTTAGTTGTGTGATATTTGAAACTTCAGATTTCATAACTTGAAGAGCCTCAAATATTTTGAAAGTTTCAGATTTCATAATAAAATCATGCGAAGCTTCAACAAACAACCAATGTTTCCAGAAAAACTTCAAATGAATGAGTCTGAGGTTCTATAATTTTAGAAGCTAACTTTAGCCATTTTAGTCTGACATAAACTAGTTTTGTTTTACTTCAGATTTCATACTTACAGAGTCTCAAAACATTTTGAAAGCTTCAAATTTAACAATTAAAATCGTGTGAAATttcaaaaattttgaaaaagtaacAATCACTTTTTCAATGAATCTGCAGTTTCAAATTAGAAACTAATTGCATCTTTGTTAGTGTGAAGTGAAAAAcacttcaaatatgaaatctttTTTGTGCTTCACTGTAATGAtatgaccggtcattttgagtactagcttcACTTTTTGTATTTTAAAACTTTTTATAGCTTTATTTGATGATTTATCACTTGCGTGCAAGGTCTGTGCTGATTTTCGAAAAATTCAAATGTGAATTTTTAACAAAAGGGTGATTTTTTGACTTTGAAaatggctagagttgaccacagtCAACGTTTTttggtaaacaacctcggatcggtattttgatgattcccgtaggttcgtatgataactTTTGACATGTACGCATACTTGGTTGGGGCTTCGAGTGACCGAAGCCGTTTTGGCACTTTATGTGAAAAGTTAGAAAATTGAGTACTTtgaaaaatcttgagttttgatgtcGATTATTGATTTtaaatgttattttgatgatttgagtttgcgagcgagtttgtatgaagTTATTACACTTGAGTGAATGTTCGAATTGGAGCCCAAGGGACTCGGTTGAGTTTCGGGTAAGGTGCAGACTGATTTTGCATGACTATTAGGTTGCTGGTGTTGTtaatctgcaaatctcgcatttgcaaggttctgatcgcaaatgcgagtctCGCATTTGTGATACTGAAGGGGGCTGgggagcttcgcatttgcgatgagtggtggatttcgcaattgcgatatgttggtcgcatttgcgaccctcgaGAAATTGGGACAGCTTCGCTTTTGTGAAGCCAATTCCGTATTTGCGATTGGTCCCCATGTTCGCATTTGTGTTCGCAATGTTGTATTTGCGATAACAGAAGAGCTGAGGCACGTGGTCCACATTTGCGGACgtcgcaattgcaaacaagacttcacaattgcgatacctgcagctggggtaaaatatgggaatttcgggacttagctcattttacaccaatTTTTAGACCTAGACTCTATAGAGGCAGTTTTTGGAGAACAATTTCTTctcaacttcataggttagtaactttaacttattttcattCAATTTTCAATAATATTTCATGGATTTTCACTATGAAATCTGAGATTTCATAAACTATAAATTGGGATTTTgagtagaaattagaaattttgtaaaattgagatttatacctcaaattaaggtcggatttcaaaataaattatatattcgggctcggggatgaatgggtaattggAATTTGGTCTTAATTTCGAATTTCGACCATGTGGACCAGGGTTACTTTTTTCAATCATATTAAAGAACCTTTATCGTACGAGGGTAAATTTTaagcttgttttgacttatttgaaCAATAATTGACTAGATTCGGGTGATTTGGAGACTTGTTTCCAAAGGGAAAGCTGTGTTGGATTGTTGATCTTGTTCTggaacgaggtaagtgtcttgcctagttTTGCTGAGGGGATTTTCCTAAtaaatgatattgtttgctacatgcggcgGTGATGCAAATACGAGGTGACGGGTGTATATGCATGTGCCGGTTTTTCATActcgggggagggggggggaggggggattaTATACTTCTTTGTGCTTTGTTGAACTTGGTGTTCCATTGACTTATGCTTCACTTAATTCTATGACTGGTGAATTTAATTATATGTgttacaaatcatgttagaatgTATGGCATCTTAAAAGGATTTAGCGCGATGTTTTGAGATTGTTTACACACTTAACTTGACTGTGGTATCATGAACACACATCTATACATGTTATTGTTATGTTACTTGAGTTACTACTGCTACATGTCCTTACCTAATTCATGTCTTTACTTGTTACTAGCCTTTACACGTTACATGCACTTATTGTTACGTGCTTTACTTATTAGATGCTTTAACCTATCACATGTCTTTACTTACTACATGCCTTCACTTACTATATGCTTTTACTTGCTACATACCTCTATTTGTTACATGGTTTCACTTATTAAATGTCTCCACTTGATACCTATTTTACTTGTCTTTTCCTTACATATTGTTGTTACAAGTTCAACATTGTTAAGTTTGTTCCAAGAAATTCAGACGTTGTATTCAATTTTGTCATTTGGGAGATAACTAAAAAGACATTAATCAGACATTTACAATTTATAGATTGTTTAACATAACATATAATGTTTTAATCTAAGAAAGTAACATGCTATAATAGGTTACCATTGACCATACACTACAGTTATTGAAGTTATGGTTTGTCTTTGTTTGATTTTCAATACTGTTTGAAGTTATgtattcttttattttctttcatttggaAAACATCGTGCACAAGGCTTCTTATCTGATATAGTTTTCTCTAAAATATTAGTGCTTTAAAAGGGAAAATTTTATGAGCTGTATGAGCTAGATGCTGAAATTGGTCACAAGGAGCTCGATTGGAAAATGACACTAAGTGGCGTGGGAAAATGTAGACAGGTATGCTATACGTAAGTCACTTGGGATACCTGAAAAGGTAGTTTTGGTAATTTTCGGTCTAGTTTAATCTTCTGAATCTGATCCAGAGACTTATTTTCTTGCTTTTCTGTCAGGTTGGCATATCTGAAAGTGGGATAGATGAAGCTGTTCAGAAGCTCCTAGCGCGAGGGTAAGAGTTAGAAGTCCCATTATTTCTTCTCATCTGTCCAAGCctttggtggatagagttacctggtacctgtATTAGTGGTAGGTAGCATGTACCTCGTGGATATAGTCGAGGTGTGCACAAGCTGGCCGAAACACCACGATTATTAAAAAAAGAGTTAGAAGTTTCATTTTCCAGATCTGTATCTTTTTCAGGGAAACAGGCTAACAGCTTTTGCTGCTGCCAATTTCCAATTTCCTACTTTCTAATGACTGTACGAGTTTATCAGTGATTGGAATTTCTGATTTGCTTCATCTTGATCATTTTTTTTAACAGTTCATTACTATGTCACCTTTTCTCTGCATGGCTTATGACTTATGTTAGTAGCAATTTGCAACTGACCACTTTGTTGATAATACTTGTTTAGTATCTTATTAGGTATCTTTTCATTTATCTTGAGTTTATCTATCTACTTTGAAGGTACAATGTAGGACGGATGGAACAGTTGGAAACATCTGAGCAAGCAAAATCTAGAGGCTCTACTTCTGTAAGTGCAACATGAATTTTGTGAAAGCATGAAGTCATTGACTTAACCTAGTTCTTTAAAAACAGTTGTAATGCTTGCTTTCAAGTCATTTGAGTTAACCTAGTTCTTTAAAAACCGTTGTAATGCTTAGGGCTGTGTGAGGTTAGTGATGGTCCTTTAACTGTTCTAAATGTGATAATAAACACATAAGATACATAGAAGCAATTAATACTTTGAAAAATTCGGGATACATATATATAGTTTGGTTGAGCATTCATAAATTACCTAGTTCTTTAAAAACATTTGCAGCGCTTAGGGCTATGTGAGGTTGGTCATAGTCATTTAACTGTTATAATGTGAAAATAAAGCAACAGAAGATACATAGAAGCAATTAATGCTTCGAAAAATTCTGGACGTACACATTTTTATGAAtcttttttgtcacgacccgaaatttctcaccgacgggaccgtgatggcgcctaacatttcacttgctaggcaagccaacgttagagaatcattaaaccaattccttatttccatttagtaaataacaataattaactaagatgaaatataagaggtgcgaaattttataaaactgtattaattactaccatccggatctggagtcacaattcacgagcattctagaatttactacaagtaatagtctgaaagaaatacaactgtctgaataaaagaaaacagtaggacataaaagatggacggggacttcaaggtctgtggacgccgacagatctaccttgagtctccggacaacggaccaatagtaaaatcttgatcaacctgagccggtatcaaaatctgcacagaaagtacagagtgcaacatcagtacaacagaccccatgtactggtaagtgccgagcctaacctcggcaaagtagtaacgaggctaggacaagatacccacatataacctgaacagtataatcatgctagtggcaacaacagtaaataaaggaataacgcagaaataatgggaaggggacatacagtgggggaatacaatacaaagagtgagaataatgaaaagacagaattaaactgaaaatccttaaacaaattgagcaaataaaaatagcaaagaaaaactatacggcatcacccttcgtgcttttactctcaacctcaccaaataaataaatagaacggcacggcatcacccttcgtgcttttactttcaacctcaccaaataaataaatagaacggcacggcatcacctttcgtgcttttactctcaacctcaccaaataaataaatagaacagcacggcatcacccttcatgcattaaacctctcataatatacacggcatcacccttcgtgctttacactcttcctcacaatataaataatgcatgcacgacatcacccttcgtgcctt
It includes:
- the LOC104119664 gene encoding replication protein A 32 kDa subunit A-like is translated as MFGGSQLDSFSGGGFMPSQSTQGSDPSRTSAKSRDNPHLLPLTVKQISQAIQSSDEKSNFVIDGVDVNNKFSDKWKCKHLSQFKGFFPGPTLTNGHHIIK